The [Pseudomonas] carboxydohydrogena genome includes a window with the following:
- a CDS encoding FMN-binding glutamate synthase family protein → MQTLALLFSPRFILLTVCALATLVLLGAGLANGGLPALLWVAVAIFATLTCIGISDLMQQSHSVLRNYPIAAHFRFLLEEIRPEMRQYFFESEKDGRPFSRDTRSVVYQRAKMMLDKRPFGTQKDVYVDGYEWMHHSITPKPPAESDFRIVIGGTECAKPYSASIFNISAMSFGALSANAIRALNAGARQAGFAHDTGEGGVSSYHRENGGDIIWEIGSGYFGCRTRDGQFDPEKFARAAADDQIKMVELKISQGAKPGHGGVLPAAKVSEEISLIRGVAMGEDCISPAYHRAFSTPVGLMQFIGEMRRLSGGKPAGFKLCIGHRWEFLAICKAMLQTGIYPDFIVVDGKEGGTGAAPIEFADHIGMPMRDGVNFVHNALIGINARERIRIGASGKIATAFDMARAMALGADWCNSARGFMFALGCIQSLSCHTDRCPTGVATQDPTRSRALVVEDKRVRVANYHDAMVRALAELVAAAGLEHPGEIRPIHFSQRISGNEVVSFAQLYPQLQPGELLSGTDNAWFAEAWELAQAETFAPKV, encoded by the coding sequence ATGCAGACGTTGGCGCTGCTCTTCTCCCCACGGTTCATCCTGCTCACGGTCTGTGCGCTTGCCACACTGGTTTTGCTCGGCGCGGGACTTGCGAACGGAGGGCTGCCGGCTCTCCTGTGGGTGGCTGTCGCGATATTCGCGACCCTTACATGCATCGGTATCAGCGATCTCATGCAGCAGTCGCATTCTGTGTTGCGCAACTATCCGATCGCGGCGCATTTTCGTTTTCTGCTCGAGGAAATCCGCCCCGAGATGCGGCAATATTTCTTCGAGAGCGAGAAGGACGGCAGGCCGTTCAGCCGCGACACACGGTCGGTCGTCTATCAGCGCGCGAAGATGATGCTCGACAAGCGTCCGTTCGGAACGCAGAAGGATGTCTATGTCGACGGCTACGAATGGATGCACCATTCGATCACGCCGAAGCCGCCCGCGGAATCGGATTTCCGCATTGTCATCGGCGGCACGGAATGCGCCAAGCCCTATTCGGCTTCCATCTTCAACATTTCGGCAATGAGCTTCGGCGCATTGAGCGCGAACGCCATTCGCGCGCTCAATGCCGGCGCGCGCCAGGCCGGCTTTGCGCATGACACCGGCGAGGGCGGCGTCAGTTCGTATCATCGCGAGAATGGTGGCGACATTATCTGGGAAATAGGGTCGGGCTATTTTGGGTGTCGCACCCGTGACGGGCAGTTCGATCCCGAAAAATTCGCGCGGGCCGCGGCCGATGACCAGATCAAGATGGTTGAACTCAAGATCAGCCAGGGCGCCAAACCGGGTCACGGCGGCGTGCTTCCGGCCGCGAAAGTCTCCGAGGAGATTTCGCTCATTCGCGGCGTGGCGATGGGCGAGGACTGCATCTCGCCCGCTTATCATCGCGCTTTCTCGACGCCCGTGGGGTTGATGCAGTTCATCGGCGAGATGCGGCGGCTGTCGGGTGGCAAGCCCGCGGGCTTCAAGCTGTGCATCGGACATCGCTGGGAATTTCTCGCGATCTGCAAGGCGATGTTGCAGACCGGCATTTATCCCGACTTCATCGTCGTCGATGGCAAGGAAGGCGGCACCGGCGCCGCCCCGATCGAATTCGCCGATCATATCGGCATGCCGATGCGCGACGGCGTCAATTTCGTCCACAACGCGCTGATCGGCATCAATGCGCGTGAACGTATCCGCATCGGCGCGTCGGGCAAGATCGCGACCGCCTTCGACATGGCGCGGGCGATGGCGCTCGGCGCGGACTGGTGCAACTCCGCGCGCGGCTTCATGTTCGCGCTGGGATGCATCCAGTCATTGAGCTGCCATACCGACCGCTGCCCCACGGGCGTCGCCACGCAAGACCCGACGCGCAGCCGCGCGCTTGTCGTCGAGGACAAACGCGTACGGGTTGCGAATTATCACGACGCCATGGTGCGCGCGCTCGCCGAATTGGTCGCCGCCGCCGGTCTGGAGCATCCGGGCGAGATCCGGCCGATCCATTTCTCGCAGCGGATTTCCGGCAACGAGGTGGTGTCGTTCGCGCAACTCTACCCGCAGCTTCAGCCCGGTGAGTTGTTGTCCGGCACCGACAATGCGTGGTTCGCCGAAGCGTGGGAACTGGCGCAGGCCGAGACGTTCGCGCCGAAAGTGTGA
- a CDS encoding carbohydrate porin — protein MIAIRRSHRSISTPATCALAATMAVASPCAIAFAADFPVKAAPVFDWSGAYVGAHFGYGFGDSRASVFDGAAFNTRDHIGTATAGVQGGYNVVLPSRVLLGVEADLTFPDYIESSGVLAVTPTTNGTLTERLDYAGSLRARLGYAAPRWLLYVTGGLAFAGERFENAAPSFNEKKLALRTGWIAGVGAEYAISPKWSARVEYLYSDYGRDHVQLGSGVQSASAFDVQSVRLGLNRKIDFTGSGSKETSFGDGLPSNMEISGQSTYLAQAYPSFRAPYSGLNSLAPTGQAKATWSNSLFINARLWDGGELYFNPELVQGFGLSDTVGLAGFSSGEAQKSNFPYPRFNPSRLYVRQTFGFGGEQETLESGPSQLSGKADISRLTVQVGKFAVLDVFDGNAYAKDPRKDFMNWAIWAPGAFDYSADKVGLSYGATAELNQKNWALRFGYFLMDAESNSNNFDMRLFRRGEYVAEFEQRYTLFGQPGKLRAIGWINSAFAGSYRATLDNPALNLDIAATREGRIKYGYVVNLEQAVNDTVGLFGRWSWNDGKTEIMAFTDIDASLSGGLSIKGKSWGRPNDTIGLGGAINALSRDHRDFIAAGGMGVLIGDGRLNYSQERLMEAYYAYAITPKLTATADYQFVVNPAYNADRGPVSIFSARLHGEF, from the coding sequence CGTGCGCCATCGCCTTTGCTGCCGACTTCCCTGTCAAAGCTGCGCCGGTCTTCGACTGGAGCGGCGCCTATGTCGGCGCACATTTCGGCTATGGCTTCGGTGACTCCCGCGCGAGCGTGTTCGACGGCGCTGCCTTCAACACACGCGACCATATCGGCACCGCCACCGCAGGCGTGCAGGGCGGCTACAATGTGGTGCTGCCCTCGCGTGTTTTGCTCGGCGTCGAAGCCGACCTGACCTTTCCGGACTATATCGAATCCAGCGGCGTTCTTGCCGTGACACCAACGACAAATGGCACGCTCACCGAGCGGCTGGATTATGCCGGTTCGTTGCGCGCGCGGCTCGGTTATGCCGCGCCGCGCTGGCTGCTTTACGTCACCGGCGGTCTCGCTTTCGCTGGCGAACGCTTCGAGAATGCAGCACCATCCTTCAATGAAAAGAAGCTTGCGCTGCGCACCGGATGGATCGCGGGCGTCGGCGCCGAATACGCGATCAGCCCGAAATGGAGCGCGCGGGTCGAATACCTGTACAGCGATTACGGTCGCGACCATGTGCAACTCGGCTCCGGCGTGCAGTCGGCAAGCGCATTCGATGTCCAGAGCGTTCGTCTCGGGCTCAACCGGAAGATCGACTTCACCGGCTCCGGTTCAAAGGAGACGAGCTTCGGCGACGGCCTACCCTCGAACATGGAAATCTCCGGCCAGTCCACCTATCTCGCGCAGGCCTATCCATCCTTCCGCGCGCCCTATTCCGGCCTGAACAGCCTTGCGCCAACCGGACAAGCCAAGGCGACGTGGAGCAACAGTCTCTTCATCAATGCGCGTCTGTGGGACGGCGGCGAACTCTATTTCAATCCCGAACTGGTGCAGGGCTTCGGTCTCAGCGACACGGTGGGGCTTGCCGGATTTTCCAGCGGCGAGGCTCAGAAATCGAATTTCCCCTACCCGCGCTTCAACCCTTCGCGCTTGTATGTGCGTCAGACCTTCGGCTTCGGTGGCGAGCAGGAGACGCTTGAGAGCGGGCCGAGCCAGTTGAGCGGCAAGGCCGATATCTCCCGCCTGACGGTGCAGGTCGGCAAGTTCGCCGTACTCGATGTGTTCGACGGCAATGCCTATGCCAAGGACCCGCGCAAGGATTTCATGAACTGGGCGATCTGGGCGCCGGGCGCGTTCGACTACTCCGCAGACAAGGTCGGCCTGAGCTACGGCGCGACCGCCGAGTTGAACCAGAAAAACTGGGCGCTGCGCTTCGGCTATTTCCTGATGGATGCCGAATCCAACTCGAACAATTTCGACATGCGCCTTTTCCGTCGCGGCGAATACGTCGCCGAATTCGAGCAACGCTACACGCTGTTCGGACAACCGGGTAAACTTCGCGCCATCGGATGGATCAACAGCGCCTTCGCGGGCAGCTACCGCGCCACGCTCGACAATCCCGCGCTCAATCTCGATATCGCCGCCACGCGCGAGGGACGCATCAAATACGGCTACGTCGTCAATCTTGAGCAGGCCGTGAATGACACCGTGGGCCTGTTCGGCCGCTGGAGCTGGAACGACGGCAAGACCGAGATCATGGCGTTCACCGATATCGACGCCAGCCTCTCGGGTGGCCTGTCGATCAAGGGCAAGTCATGGGGCCGCCCCAATGACACCATCGGGCTTGGCGGCGCCATCAACGCTCTGTCGCGCGATCATCGCGATTTCATCGCGGCTGGCGGCATGGGCGTTCTCATCGGCGACGGGCGGCTGAATTACAGTCAGGAGCGGCTGATGGAAGCCTATTACGCCTACGCCATCACGCCGAAACTGACGGCGACCGCGGACTATCAATTCGTCGTCAATCCCGCCTACAACGCCGATCGCGGGCCGGTGTCGATCTTCTCCGCGCGGCTGCACGGCGAGTTCTGA